The following proteins are encoded in a genomic region of Nomascus leucogenys isolate Asia chromosome 17, Asia_NLE_v1, whole genome shotgun sequence:
- the LOC100604542 gene encoding carcinoembryonic antigen-related cell adhesion molecule 8 isoform X2, which translates to MGPISAPSCRWCIPWQGLLLTASLFTFWNPPTTAQLTIEAVPSNAAEGKEILLLVHNLPQDPLGYNWYRGETVDANRRIIGYVIPNKLTTPGPAYSSRETVYPNASLLMRNVTRNDTGSYTLQVIKLNLMNEEVTGQFSVHPETPKPSISSNNSNPVEDKDAVALTCEPETQNTTYLWWVNGQSLPVSPRLQLSNGNRTLTLLSVTRNDAGPYECEIQNPVSANFSDPVTLNVLYGPDAPTIFPSDTYYHAGVNLNLSCHAASNPPSQYSWSVNGTFQQHTQKLFIPNITAKNSGSYACHATNSATGRNRTTVRMITVSGSSPGLSARATVSIMIGVLASVALI; encoded by the exons ATGGGGCCCATCTCAGCCCCTTCCTGCAGATGGTGCATCCCCTGGCAGGGGCTCCTGCTCACAG CCTCACTTTTCACCTTCTGGAACCCGCCCACCACTGCCCAGCTCACTATTGAAGCTGTGCCATCCAATGCTGCAGAGGGGAAGGAGATTCTTCTACTTGTCCACAATCTGCCCCAGGACCCTCTTGGCTACAACTGGTACAGAGGGGAAACGGTGGACGCCAACCGTCGAATTATAGGATATGTAATACCAAATAAACTAACTACTCCAGGGCCTGCGTACAGCAGTCGAGAGACAGTATACCCCAATGCATCCCTGCTGATGCGGAACGTCACCAGAAATGACACAGGATCCTACACCCTGCAAGTCATAAAGCTAAATCTTATGAATGAAGAAGTAACTGGCCAGTTCAGCGTACATC CGGAGACTCCCAAGCCCTCCATCTCCAGCAACAACTCCAACCCTGTGGAGGACAAGGATGCTGTGGCCTTAACCTGTGAACCTGAGACTCAGAACACAACCTACCTGTGGTGGGTAAATGGTCAGAGCCTCCCGGTCAGTCCCAGGCTGCAGCTCTCCAATGGCAACAGGACCCTCACTCTACTCAGTGTCACAAGGAATGATGCAGGACCCTATGAGTGTGAAATACAGAACCCAGTGAGTGCGAACTTCAGTGACCCAGTCACCCTGAATGTCCTCT ATGGCCCAGATGCCCCCACCATTTTCCCTTCAGACACCTATTACCATGCAGGGGTAAATCTCAACCTCTCCTGCCATGCGGCCTCTAATCCACCCTCACAGTATTCTTGGTCTGTCAATGGCACATTCCAGCAACACACACAAAAGCTCTTTATCCCCAACATCACTGCAAAGAACAGCGGATCCTATGCCTGCCACGCCACTAACTCAGCCACTGGCCGCAACAGGACCACAGTCAGGATGATCACAGTCTCTG
- the LOC100604542 gene encoding carcinoembryonic antigen-related cell adhesion molecule 8 isoform X1, translating to MGPISAPSCRWCIPWQGLLLTASLFTFWNPPTTAQLTIEAVPSNAAEGKEILLLVHNLPQDPLGYNWYRGETVDANRRIIGYVIPNKLTTPGPAYSSRETVYPNASLLMRNVTRNDTGSYTLQVIKLNLMNEEVTGQFSVHPETPKPSISSNNSNPVEDKDAVALTCEPETQNTTYLWWVNGQSLPVSPRLQLSNGNRTLTLLSVTRNDAGPYECEIQNPVSANFSDPVTLNVLYGPDAPTIFPSDTYYHAGVNLNLSCHAASNPPSQYSWSVNGTFQQHTQKLFIPNITAKNSGSYACHATNSATGRNRTTVRMITVSDALVQGSSPGLSARATVSIMIGVLASVALI from the exons ATGGGGCCCATCTCAGCCCCTTCCTGCAGATGGTGCATCCCCTGGCAGGGGCTCCTGCTCACAG CCTCACTTTTCACCTTCTGGAACCCGCCCACCACTGCCCAGCTCACTATTGAAGCTGTGCCATCCAATGCTGCAGAGGGGAAGGAGATTCTTCTACTTGTCCACAATCTGCCCCAGGACCCTCTTGGCTACAACTGGTACAGAGGGGAAACGGTGGACGCCAACCGTCGAATTATAGGATATGTAATACCAAATAAACTAACTACTCCAGGGCCTGCGTACAGCAGTCGAGAGACAGTATACCCCAATGCATCCCTGCTGATGCGGAACGTCACCAGAAATGACACAGGATCCTACACCCTGCAAGTCATAAAGCTAAATCTTATGAATGAAGAAGTAACTGGCCAGTTCAGCGTACATC CGGAGACTCCCAAGCCCTCCATCTCCAGCAACAACTCCAACCCTGTGGAGGACAAGGATGCTGTGGCCTTAACCTGTGAACCTGAGACTCAGAACACAACCTACCTGTGGTGGGTAAATGGTCAGAGCCTCCCGGTCAGTCCCAGGCTGCAGCTCTCCAATGGCAACAGGACCCTCACTCTACTCAGTGTCACAAGGAATGATGCAGGACCCTATGAGTGTGAAATACAGAACCCAGTGAGTGCGAACTTCAGTGACCCAGTCACCCTGAATGTCCTCT ATGGCCCAGATGCCCCCACCATTTTCCCTTCAGACACCTATTACCATGCAGGGGTAAATCTCAACCTCTCCTGCCATGCGGCCTCTAATCCACCCTCACAGTATTCTTGGTCTGTCAATGGCACATTCCAGCAACACACACAAAAGCTCTTTATCCCCAACATCACTGCAAAGAACAGCGGATCCTATGCCTGCCACGCCACTAACTCAGCCACTGGCCGCAACAGGACCACAGTCAGGATGATCACAGTCTCTG